One window of the Vigna radiata var. radiata cultivar VC1973A chromosome 1, Vradiata_ver6, whole genome shotgun sequence genome contains the following:
- the LOC106762980 gene encoding pentatricopeptide repeat-containing protein At2g40240, mitochondrial-like, whose amino-acid sequence MFFPKPSNVTLKSLSTLRRRFATTLITKPFPDDPTGAYYDDVAADAVSSGDYSALRDVLNKRVQDGFNNNKRSFSFITHSNCSPSLIDKLVETISHLNEGYTRRNALDLLVARLCKIRRREEALRVIESLARGGVCVPTAWTFYPILRSLTREKSLDHARGVVDLMAELGIGLDRIGYNVFLKAYCYVGAFDEAAGVLRKMEEEGIAPDGRTFDALVLGACRAGKVDGAMVILRRMVDDGVPMMYSTHMYVIGTLLRMKCYEHVMRYVRSFVGKNKLLDAELLGVLASKLVNLKKGEEAMSILEEMRQRGVPMGYKLREFYKMNAGKENGARVDGVVEEGGNGV is encoded by the coding sequence ATGTTTTTCCCCAAACCCTCAAACGTAACTCTGAAATCCCTCTCCACTCTACGTCGTCGTTTCGCAACAACCCTAATTACTAAACCCTTCCCCGACGATCCCACCGGTGCCTACTACGATGACGTCGCTGCCGACGCCGTCAGCTCCGGCGACTACAGTGCTCTACGAGACGTCCTCAACAAGCGCGTTCAAGACggcttcaacaacaacaaacgcAGTTTCAGTTTCATCACTCACTCTAATTGCTCTCCCTCCCTCATCGATAAGCTCGTTGAAACCATCTCCCATCTCAATGAAGGTTACACGCGCCGCAACGCGCTCGACTTGCTTGTCGCGCGCCTCTGCAAGATCCGACGCAGGGAGGAGGCGCTTCGCGTGATCGAGTCATTGGCGCGTGGTGGCGTCTGTGTCCCAACCGCGTGGACTTTCTACCCCATCCTCAGGTCCCTCACAAGGGAGAAGTCCCTCGACCACGCGAGGGGCGTGGTGGATTTAATGGCTGAGCTCGGTATTGGGCTGGACCGGATAGGCTACAACGTTTTTCTCAAGGCCTACTGCTACGTCGGAGCCTTTGATGAGGCGGCCGGAGTTTTGAGGAAAATGGAGGAAGAGGGTATTGCGCCGGATGGGCGTACGTTTGACGCGTTGGTGTTGGGCGCGTGTAGGGCGGGAAAGGTGGATGGTGCAATGGTGATACTGAGGAGGATGGTGGATGATGGAGTGCCCATGATGTACTCAACGCACATGTATGTTATTGGGACCCTTTTGAGAATGAAGTGCTATGAACATGTTATGAGGTATGTAAGGAGTTTTGTTGGGAAGAATAAATTGTTGGATGCTGAGCTTCTTGGTGTTTTGGCTAGCAAGTTGGTGAATTTGAAGAAGGGTGAAGAAGCAATGTCAATTTTGGAGGAAATGAGGCAAAGGGGTGTGCCAATGGGTTATAAACTGagagaattttataaaatgaatgcTGGAAAGGAAAATGGTGCAAGGGTTGATGGTGTAGTTGAAGAAGGTGGAAATGGAGTGTAG